Proteins encoded together in one Thermococcus gammatolerans EJ3 window:
- a CDS encoding ATPase, T2SS/T4P/T4SS family, giving the protein MVEKKKKKELSGSWIDEILGGKSDPLANVLSESEEEKKPPLPFISESSPLEEILGTSKKEEQKGQKTPTTPSNPLEEILRSSEKPKEESPAPSLSDILGGGKREVKEEKPAKKEAKSGAPTGVDLLGQILSGGTGTAPSKPKAPAKSQPLPLPLPKPKPPLGLQSIIGETKTEELSYAGRAKVLDAYGNVRILRVKGEPVPIYEIRLPKLSKDEENLLKQVRERAITEIQIDPTLIPNYEERRKIFLREVKRMLKEAAPHFSEGRIEVLAELIVQNMLGYGLLDPLVRDDNLEEIMVIGTNKPVYVWHRRFYMCKTNIVFKEERDILNIIERIAREVGRRIDQQNPLLDARLPDGSRVNATIPPISLDGPTITIRKFKKDPLTIIDLIKYGTMNSDVAAFLWLLVDGLGIKPANILVAGGTGSGKTTTLNALAMFIPPSERVISIEDTAELQLPVEHWVRLETRPPNIEGKGEVTMDDLVKNTLRMRPDRIIVGEVRGPEARTMFTAMNTGHNGALYDFSVIQLSDGRFVLIGDLLEELFEKYSDRIETYRDLEYVVLDEKDRFEVVSVGPDLKAGKHTVTRVWRRKVREGEKLIRVRTRTGNEVILTKTHPFFVFSDGDVVRKEAEKLKPGDRVAVMRKPPKPPQRKAVINPEVYAGISDYYLVPNGKGLVKVPNDGIPPEMAQYLLSINSKPVKLVREVNEGLSYAVGVLLGDGYISSDGYYISATFDDESYMKAFTSAISEFLPESEPQVKREPAYTVVTYGSRPFAEFLHRAFGIPKGRKESLDVPDLVLSNDDLLRHFIAGLFDADAYIDENGPAVVLTTRSENLARKVWYALQRLGIISTVSRVKNRGYKEGVIFRVTVRGVEDLIRFHRSIPLRHSRKREKLEELIRKYRSHRGKRTDRVPISPAMLEPLRRRLNLTVSELSKLASSYAREKVSESLIRHVEKGRMKEIRRSALRGIALALQQVASDLGDEETWVQAKRLELIADGDVYWDEVVSVEEVEPEELGIEYLYDLTVEEDHNYVANGILVSNCMGTIHSNSARETIVRLESPPMNVPRIMIPALDIIIMQVRFNSRKKGTVRRITEIAEISGIEGESIQLNKLYKYDPAKDELQPTEVPSRIINELARHTGMSISELEIEREKRKIILEWMMEKGIRSIEDVGHYIKMFYIDEEALLEKIERDSSAQIQEQIRNIS; this is encoded by the coding sequence GTGGTGGAAAAGAAAAAGAAGAAAGAACTCTCAGGTTCATGGATAGATGAGATACTCGGGGGTAAAAGCGATCCCCTTGCAAACGTGCTGAGCGAGAGCGAAGAGGAGAAAAAACCCCCGCTGCCCTTCATCTCGGAGAGTTCCCCGCTCGAGGAAATCCTGGGAACCTCAAAGAAGGAGGAGCAAAAAGGACAGAAAACTCCCACCACCCCAAGCAATCCGCTTGAGGAAATCCTTAGGTCATCAGAGAAACCCAAGGAGGAATCTCCAGCCCCATCACTGAGTGATATCCTCGGAGGAGGAAAGAGAGAGGTAAAAGAAGAAAAGCCAGCCAAAAAAGAGGCCAAGAGTGGAGCCCCAACAGGAGTTGACCTTCTCGGCCAGATCCTCAGTGGGGGCACGGGCACGGCCCCAAGCAAACCCAAAGCTCCAGCCAAATCACAGCCTCTGCCGTTACCCCTCCCCAAACCCAAACCTCCCCTCGGGCTCCAGAGCATAATTGGAGAGACCAAAACGGAGGAGCTATCCTACGCCGGAAGGGCCAAGGTTCTCGACGCTTACGGAAACGTCAGGATACTAAGGGTCAAAGGAGAGCCCGTGCCGATCTACGAAATCAGACTGCCCAAACTCTCAAAGGACGAGGAGAACCTCCTGAAACAGGTCAGGGAAAGGGCAATAACCGAGATTCAGATAGATCCAACCCTGATCCCGAACTACGAGGAGAGAAGGAAGATCTTCCTCAGGGAAGTCAAGAGAATGCTCAAGGAGGCCGCACCCCACTTCTCCGAGGGCAGGATAGAGGTTCTGGCAGAGCTTATAGTGCAGAATATGCTCGGGTATGGATTGCTTGATCCCCTCGTCAGGGACGATAACCTCGAGGAGATAATGGTCATCGGGACAAACAAGCCAGTCTACGTCTGGCACAGGCGTTTCTACATGTGTAAGACCAACATAGTGTTCAAAGAGGAGAGGGACATACTCAATATCATCGAAAGAATAGCGAGGGAGGTCGGCAGGAGGATAGACCAGCAGAACCCGCTCCTCGACGCCAGACTGCCAGATGGAAGCCGTGTCAACGCCACGATACCCCCGATAAGCCTCGACGGTCCAACTATAACCATCCGTAAGTTCAAGAAGGATCCCCTCACCATCATCGACCTCATAAAGTACGGAACTATGAACAGCGATGTGGCGGCTTTCCTCTGGTTGCTCGTGGATGGACTCGGAATAAAGCCGGCCAACATACTCGTTGCGGGTGGTACAGGTTCAGGTAAGACGACGACCTTGAACGCACTGGCGATGTTCATCCCGCCCAGCGAGCGTGTTATCAGCATCGAGGACACGGCGGAGCTTCAACTTCCCGTTGAACACTGGGTCAGGCTTGAGACGAGACCGCCGAACATCGAGGGCAAGGGAGAGGTCACGATGGACGACCTCGTCAAGAACACCCTCCGTATGCGTCCCGACAGAATCATCGTCGGTGAGGTTCGTGGCCCAGAGGCCAGAACGATGTTCACGGCAATGAACACTGGCCACAATGGCGCCCTCTACGACTTCTCGGTTATCCAGCTTTCGGACGGTCGCTTCGTCCTCATTGGCGACTTACTCGAGGAGCTCTTCGAGAAGTACTCCGACAGGATTGAAACCTACCGGGATTTGGAGTACGTGGTTCTCGACGAAAAGGATAGATTTGAAGTCGTCAGCGTCGGTCCGGACCTCAAGGCAGGAAAACACACAGTTACACGGGTATGGAGAAGGAAGGTTAGAGAAGGAGAAAAGCTCATCCGCGTGAGGACGAGGACGGGCAACGAAGTGATACTCACAAAGACCCACCCGTTCTTCGTGTTCTCCGACGGCGACGTGGTGAGAAAAGAGGCTGAAAAGCTCAAGCCCGGTGACAGGGTTGCGGTAATGAGAAAGCCACCCAAGCCACCCCAGAGGAAGGCTGTCATTAACCCCGAGGTTTACGCGGGGATAAGCGACTACTACCTCGTTCCCAATGGAAAGGGCCTCGTAAAGGTTCCGAACGACGGCATTCCTCCTGAGATGGCCCAGTACCTCCTCTCAATCAACTCGAAGCCTGTGAAGCTCGTCCGCGAGGTGAACGAGGGCCTTTCCTACGCTGTTGGAGTCCTCCTCGGAGACGGCTACATATCCTCGGACGGATACTACATTTCGGCCACCTTCGACGATGAATCCTACATGAAGGCCTTCACCTCCGCCATCTCAGAGTTCCTTCCCGAGAGCGAGCCGCAGGTAAAGCGTGAACCCGCTTACACGGTGGTAACCTACGGCTCAAGGCCCTTCGCCGAGTTCCTTCACAGGGCCTTCGGAATACCCAAGGGACGCAAGGAGAGCCTCGACGTTCCCGACCTGGTTCTCTCGAACGACGACCTGCTGAGGCATTTCATAGCGGGTCTCTTCGATGCCGATGCATACATAGACGAGAACGGCCCTGCTGTCGTCTTGACAACGAGGAGCGAGAACCTCGCGAGGAAGGTCTGGTACGCCCTTCAGAGGCTTGGAATAATAAGCACGGTTTCCCGCGTGAAGAACAGAGGTTACAAGGAGGGCGTAATATTCAGGGTCACGGTCAGGGGAGTTGAAGACCTGATTAGATTCCACCGCTCAATACCACTCAGGCACTCGAGGAAGAGGGAGAAACTTGAGGAGCTCATCAGAAAGTACCGCTCCCACCGCGGAAAGAGAACCGACCGCGTACCGATTTCACCGGCAATGCTCGAACCCCTCAGGAGAAGGCTCAACCTTACGGTTTCGGAGCTTTCGAAGCTCGCCTCAAGCTACGCCCGCGAGAAGGTCTCGGAGAGCCTCATAAGGCACGTTGAGAAGGGAAGGATGAAGGAAATCAGGCGCTCCGCGCTCAGGGGCATAGCGCTCGCCCTCCAGCAGGTTGCAAGCGACCTTGGGGATGAAGAGACCTGGGTTCAGGCGAAGAGGCTTGAGCTCATCGCCGACGGCGACGTCTACTGGGACGAGGTTGTAAGCGTTGAGGAAGTCGAGCCTGAGGAACTGGGCATAGAGTACCTCTACGACCTGACCGTTGAGGAGGACCACAACTACGTCGCCAATGGAATCCTTGTGTCGAACTGTATGGGCACCATCCACTCCAACAGCGCCCGTGAGACGATAGTAAGGCTGGAGAGCCCGCCGATGAACGTTCCCAGAATAATGATACCTGCCCTCGACATAATCATCATGCAGGTTCGCTTTAACAGCAGGAAGAAGGGAACGGTCAGGAGGATTACGGAGATAGCCGAGATCTCAGGAATTGAAGGTGAGAGCATACAGCTCAACAAGCTCTACAAGTACGATCCGGCCAAGGACGAACTCCAGCCAACAGAAGTGCCGAGCAGGATCATAAACGAACTCGCGAGGCACACGGGAATGAGCATAAGTGAGCTGGAGATAGAGCGGGAGAAGAGGAAGATAATCCTGGAGTGGATGATGGAGAAGGGAATCCGGAGCATAGAGGACGTTGGCCACTACATCAAGATGTTCTACATCGATGAGGAAGCACTCCTTGAAAAAATAGAACGTGACAGCTCGGCCCAGATACAGGAGCAGATCAGGAACATATCGTGA
- a CDS encoding DUF515 domain-containing protein: MAEDIEAKIRRLRELGKASAEPETPPTPVSKPSPKPKPPRRIRRLSNIREREKKRRILIGASILIILILIVSFAAYSWYSSQKEKELRDAKQRKLAELNSYFKGDILKTSYGQTTYNELKAKIETAKSVEEVNSIDIKSAYLQVYQKYKAELEEKQRQEELKRLNQAKEQKKMEIKLLFEPLLAQPLPTQIREHALQVENELLAQVENASSINAVNSTDPTPYLLQLWREYYTYRVDSIKGDYVVLEFNGHKKIYTKEQAKAMLSGIQDYTVLMQYNVKEVQFVKMALLLTRDRVVGGFIEPGAKIMIFAQNATSRQYLQIADLGYVDSVLLPADAGIINLNEQQGSSSSSNSNSNSQSSSSSQNSASAGDTTVSTGGSSSTSSSSSQSYSESSSASYYYSVNLGEIMRAISSGKIQGSEEAIRQLENYGDNLLALEQRLQLQNVPNGVPFLVIVEVPSVYVPDVLSHINTVYIGELVEKS; this comes from the coding sequence GTGGCCGAGGATATAGAAGCCAAGATTAGAAGGTTAAGAGAGCTGGGTAAGGCGAGTGCCGAGCCCGAGACGCCCCCCACGCCCGTTTCAAAGCCTTCCCCTAAACCAAAACCTCCCCGCCGCATAAGGCGCCTGAGTAACATTAGGGAGAGAGAAAAGAAGAGGAGAATACTCATCGGTGCCTCAATCCTGATAATTCTGATTCTAATAGTCTCATTCGCCGCATACTCATGGTACTCAAGTCAGAAAGAGAAGGAATTAAGGGACGCAAAGCAGAGAAAGCTCGCAGAACTGAACTCCTACTTCAAGGGGGACATCCTGAAGACCAGCTACGGTCAGACCACGTACAATGAGCTTAAGGCAAAGATAGAGACGGCAAAGAGCGTTGAGGAGGTCAACTCAATAGACATCAAGAGCGCCTATCTCCAGGTCTACCAAAAATACAAGGCAGAGCTTGAAGAGAAACAGAGACAGGAAGAACTCAAACGTCTGAACCAGGCAAAAGAGCAGAAAAAGATGGAAATAAAGCTCCTGTTTGAACCGTTGCTCGCCCAGCCACTGCCGACTCAGATCAGGGAACATGCCCTCCAGGTTGAAAACGAACTTCTGGCACAGGTTGAGAACGCAAGCTCCATAAACGCCGTTAACTCAACGGATCCAACTCCCTACCTGCTCCAGCTCTGGCGGGAGTACTACACCTACCGGGTTGACTCCATCAAAGGAGACTACGTAGTCCTTGAGTTCAACGGCCACAAGAAGATATACACCAAGGAGCAGGCGAAAGCAATGCTTTCCGGGATTCAAGATTACACAGTCCTGATGCAGTACAACGTAAAGGAGGTCCAGTTCGTCAAGATGGCCCTCCTCCTCACGAGAGATAGGGTGGTTGGCGGCTTCATCGAGCCGGGGGCAAAGATAATGATATTCGCCCAGAACGCCACCAGCAGGCAGTACCTCCAGATAGCGGATCTCGGCTACGTTGACTCCGTTCTCCTTCCAGCGGACGCGGGCATCATAAACCTGAACGAGCAACAGGGAAGCAGCTCCTCGAGCAACTCCAACTCCAATAGCCAGAGCTCGTCAAGCAGCCAGAACTCCGCGAGCGCCGGCGATACCACTGTTTCAACTGGCGGGAGCTCCAGCACTTCCTCAAGTTCAAGCCAGAGCTACTCCGAGTCCTCCTCAGCCTCGTACTATTACTCCGTTAACCTCGGCGAGATCATGAGGGCGATTTCATCCGGCAAGATACAGGGTTCAGAGGAGGCAATCAGGCAGCTCGAGAACTATGGGGATAACCTCCTGGCCCTCGAACAGAGACTCCAGCTCCAGAACGTGCCGAACGGTGTCCCGTTCCTCGTGATCGTTGAAGTACCCTCAGTTTACGTTCCTGACGTACTCAGCCACATAAACACAGTCTACATCGGCGAGCTCGTTGAGAAGAGCTGA
- a CDS encoding TIGR04076 family protein: MERLEARVVEIRGRCPVFKLGDRIVVEGPRIKLEETDAICTHAFASLLPYIVALRKGIKPSELGLGKGETAYVQCLDPGPPYTDGGTVIFEITVIRDEAEESLEGR; the protein is encoded by the coding sequence ATGGAGCGATTAGAGGCCCGTGTGGTGGAAATTAGGGGCAGATGCCCCGTGTTTAAGCTCGGGGACAGAATAGTCGTTGAGGGGCCGAGAATAAAGCTTGAGGAGACCGACGCTATATGTACCCATGCCTTTGCCTCGCTGTTGCCGTACATAGTGGCACTGCGAAAGGGTATTAAACCGAGCGAGTTGGGACTTGGAAAAGGAGAGACGGCCTACGTTCAGTGCCTCGATCCGGGGCCACCTTACACGGACGGGGGAACCGTAATCTTTGAGATAACGGTGATCAGGGATGAAGCAGAGGAAAGCCTGGAAGGTCGTTAG
- a CDS encoding GTPase, with protein sequence MKQRKAWKVVREVIDEADVIVEVVDARDPIGTRNRKLERLVQEEGKPLLIVMNKADLVPREWAEEYKRKSEIPVVFISARERKGTGILRRELKKLAKPLLGEKEKVKVALIGYPNVGKSTIINTLKGKRAVGTAPIPGYTKGKHLIRLSKKLWLLDSPGVVPIDDFDELVIKGGFPADKIEEPVKPALKLISRILETRREAITEKFGIEEFENEEEILRRIGEKRGLIKAGGEVDLEETARWLLREWQTGRFTLFASEEEKSQDFIWDFKDVLEGVERELLLDPRRILWRYGDELREKLDNQKRAGVREIEGITVGIATGFKKCDSALKFLEELTGKTAIANECFGKKWKGVIAILE encoded by the coding sequence ATGAAGCAGAGGAAAGCCTGGAAGGTCGTTAGGGAAGTCATAGACGAGGCCGACGTGATAGTCGAAGTGGTAGATGCGAGAGACCCTATAGGAACGCGCAACAGGAAGCTTGAGAGACTCGTGCAGGAGGAGGGCAAACCCCTTCTCATCGTCATGAACAAGGCCGATTTAGTTCCAAGGGAGTGGGCCGAGGAGTACAAGCGGAAGAGCGAGATACCGGTTGTCTTCATATCCGCGAGGGAGAGAAAGGGAACCGGAATCCTGAGGAGGGAGCTCAAAAAGCTCGCAAAGCCCCTCCTTGGTGAGAAGGAGAAGGTTAAGGTGGCCCTCATAGGCTACCCCAACGTCGGCAAGAGCACGATAATCAACACCCTGAAAGGAAAAAGAGCCGTCGGAACCGCTCCGATACCAGGTTACACCAAGGGGAAGCACCTGATAAGGCTCAGCAAGAAGCTCTGGCTTCTTGACAGTCCCGGAGTTGTTCCGATAGACGACTTCGACGAGCTGGTCATTAAAGGAGGGTTCCCGGCGGATAAGATTGAGGAACCAGTTAAGCCGGCCTTAAAGCTAATCTCTAGAATCCTCGAGACGAGGAGGGAAGCCATAACCGAGAAGTTCGGCATCGAGGAGTTCGAGAACGAGGAGGAAATCCTCAGGCGGATAGGGGAAAAGCGGGGCCTCATAAAGGCCGGCGGAGAGGTTGATTTGGAGGAAACGGCGAGATGGCTTCTCCGCGAGTGGCAGACGGGTCGCTTCACGCTGTTTGCGAGCGAGGAGGAGAAAAGCCAAGACTTCATCTGGGACTTCAAAGATGTCCTTGAGGGTGTTGAGAGAGAGCTTTTGCTCGACCCGAGGAGAATCCTCTGGCGCTATGGGGATGAGCTGAGGGAGAAGCTCGACAACCAGAAGAGGGCAGGAGTAAGGGAAATAGAGGGGATAACCGTCGGCATAGCGACGGGCTTCAAGAAGTGCGACTCGGCGTTGAAATTCCTCGAGGAGCTGACGGGAAAGACTGCCATCGCGAATGAGTGCTTCGGGAAGAAGTGGAAGGGAGTTATAGCGATACTGGAGTGA
- the trm14 gene encoding tRNA (guanine(6)-N2)-methyltransferase: MRLILTTSRGIEDFARAEVERLLSDLGVPFRVEEKPLGVEGRVLTEVDRAFYTDEKGRKRELSVSTYLNERSRLLHRVIVEIASERFEGIGEDEPERALRRIKEFVASLPVERFVKVSESFAVRSFRRGEHKITSVDIAKTVGKAIFERLERFGTPKVNLDHPAVIFRAELIGEVFFLGIDTTGDSSLHKRPWRVYDHPAHLKASIANALIELAEPDGGPFIDPFCGSGTIPIELALRGYGGKIIGLEKFRKHLNGAKMNALSAGVLEGIEFILGDATRLSDYVESVDFAVSNLPYGLKIGRKSAIPKLYMDFFGELAKVLEKRGVFITTEKRAIERAIEENGFEVKHHRLIGHGGLMVHTYVIG; encoded by the coding sequence ATGAGACTAATCCTAACGACATCGCGGGGAATAGAGGACTTCGCGAGGGCCGAGGTTGAGAGGCTCCTCTCCGACCTTGGAGTCCCGTTTCGGGTGGAGGAAAAACCCCTCGGCGTCGAGGGGAGGGTGTTGACTGAGGTCGATAGAGCGTTTTACACCGACGAGAAGGGACGGAAGAGGGAGCTGAGCGTTTCGACTTACCTGAACGAACGTTCCAGGCTTCTCCACAGGGTTATAGTCGAGATAGCGAGCGAGCGCTTCGAGGGCATCGGTGAAGACGAACCCGAGAGGGCCCTCAGGAGAATTAAGGAGTTCGTGGCTTCGCTTCCAGTGGAGCGCTTTGTTAAGGTCAGCGAGAGCTTCGCGGTAAGGAGCTTTCGCAGGGGCGAGCACAAGATTACGAGCGTTGATATCGCGAAAACCGTCGGCAAGGCGATATTCGAAAGGCTCGAGCGCTTCGGCACGCCAAAGGTGAACCTCGACCACCCGGCGGTAATCTTCAGGGCCGAGCTCATCGGCGAGGTCTTCTTCCTCGGGATTGACACGACCGGCGATTCCTCGCTCCACAAGAGGCCCTGGCGTGTCTACGACCATCCGGCTCACCTGAAGGCGAGCATAGCGAACGCGCTGATTGAGCTTGCCGAACCTGATGGGGGGCCCTTCATAGACCCCTTCTGCGGCAGCGGGACGATTCCGATAGAGCTCGCTTTAAGGGGCTACGGGGGAAAGATAATCGGGCTCGAAAAGTTCAGGAAGCACCTGAACGGCGCCAAGATGAACGCCCTCTCTGCGGGGGTTTTGGAGGGGATAGAGTTCATCCTCGGCGATGCGACGAGGCTGAGCGACTACGTTGAGAGCGTCGACTTCGCGGTAAGCAATCTGCCCTACGGCCTCAAAATCGGAAGAAAGAGCGCCATTCCAAAGCTCTACATGGACTTCTTCGGAGAGCTTGCAAAGGTCTTAGAAAAGCGTGGGGTCTTCATAACGACGGAGAAGAGGGCGATAGAGCGGGCCATTGAGGAGAACGGCTTTGAAGTCAAACATCATCGCCTCATAGGCCACGGCGGGCTGATGGTGCATACCTACGTGATTGGGTAA